One segment of Sphingobacteriales bacterium DNA contains the following:
- a CDS encoding methionine adenosyltransferase, with the protein MSYLFTSESVSEGHPDKVADQISDALVDHFLAFDPDSKVACETLVTTGQVVLAGEVKSATYLDVQEIARNVIRKIGYTKSEYMFEANSCGVLSAIHEQSPDINQGVDKKKKEEQGAGDQGMMFGYATNESDNYMPLPLSLSHLLLEELADIRREGKRMKYLRPDAKSQVTIEYDNRHRPLRVDTIVVSTQHDDFAAEAKMLEQISNDVQKVLIPRVKAKLPKRLQKLFGNDIKYFVNPTGKFVIGGPHGDTGLTGRKIIVDTYGGKGAHGGGAFSGKDPSKVDRSAAYATRHIAKNMVAAGLCDQVLVQVAYAIGVAQPVGLYVNTYGTAKVKGTDGEIAEKISKIFDMRPYAIEQRLKLRSPMYSETAAYGHMGRAHQTVKKIFTDGSRNKKTMEVELFTWEKLDYVDAIKKAFSL; encoded by the coding sequence ATGTCTTATTTATTCACGTCAGAGTCGGTATCGGAAGGACACCCCGATAAAGTTGCCGACCAAATATCCGATGCTTTAGTAGATCATTTTTTAGCATTTGACCCCGATTCAAAAGTAGCCTGCGAAACTTTAGTAACAACCGGACAAGTGGTGCTGGCAGGTGAAGTGAAGTCTGCTACTTATTTAGATGTGCAGGAAATTGCACGCAATGTTATTCGCAAAATAGGATATACCAAAAGCGAATATATGTTTGAAGCTAACTCCTGCGGTGTATTGAGTGCCATACACGAACAATCGCCCGACATTAATCAGGGGGTGGATAAAAAGAAAAAAGAAGAACAAGGCGCGGGCGACCAAGGTATGATGTTTGGCTATGCCACCAACGAAAGCGATAATTATATGCCGCTTCCTTTGTCTTTGTCGCATTTGTTGCTGGAAGAGTTGGCGGATATTCGCCGCGAAGGTAAGCGTATGAAATATCTGCGCCCCGATGCCAAAAGTCAGGTGACGATTGAATACGACAACCGCCACCGCCCCTTGCGTGTTGATACGATTGTGGTATCTACCCAACACGATGATTTTGCGGCAGAAGCAAAAATGTTAGAACAAATCAGCAATGATGTTCAAAAAGTGCTGATACCGCGCGTAAAAGCCAAATTGCCCAAACGCCTCCAAAAATTATTCGGCAACGATATTAAATACTTCGTCAATCCTACCGGAAAATTTGTTATTGGTGGTCCGCACGGCGACACCGGACTCACCGGTCGCAAAATTATCGTGGACACTTACGGCGGCAAAGGCGCACACGGCGGCGGTGCTTTCAGCGGCAAAGACCCCAGCAAAGTGGATCGCTCTGCGGCTTATGCCACTCGCCATATCGCCAAAAACATGGTAGCAGCGGGTTTGTGCGATCAGGTATTGGTGCAGGTGGCTTATGCTATCGGTGTTGCCCAACCGGTGGGTTTGTATGTAAATACCTACGGAACAGCAAAAGTAAAAGGCACTGATGGCGAAATCGCCGAAAAAATCAGCAAAATTTTTGATATGCGTCCCTACGCTATCGAACAACGCCTCAAATTGCGCAGCCCGATGTATTCTGAAACAGCGGCTTACGGGCACATGGGACGCGCTCACCAAACCGTGAAAAAAATATTCACCGATGGCTCGCGCAACAAAAAAACAATGGAAGTAGAATTATTTACTTGGGAAAAATTAGATTATGTAGATGCTATCAAAAAAGCATTTTCATTATAG
- a CDS encoding alpha/beta hydrolase fold domain-containing protein: MNYRFLLVGCLLWLCGSQQQAEAQCDRYRAAVFSDVQVDTSIVYNDLNGRLLDVYYPKNDNSSIARPLILMAHGGSFVGGSKEDADISAFCTEFAKRGYVAASYNYQLANFALELADSVKMMSYVTRAIQDGKSAVRYFRKSIENGNPYNIDNTLIFVGGNSAGAILALHVAYMDESDLNGDASAKLDSLVTYWGGLESGANQGYSSAVAGVINLAGGLNGINFLDSGEVPVISCHGDMDGTVPFDCQDVYWGDTGLLGTLDLVDVCGSGPIHERAMAQGVPSWLKVYEGADHVPWSYNETDFFSALDFVTTHLYDDVLPETFLQQYALPAPMLNTDDIVITPNSVTLSWEPVQGVDMYHLYIDNGTEPGQMVMVMGTNYTVNNLLPNQVVMITVTAVNMSLGCESLGSSVAVNTDDAVGVEAAVTLHSSIAPNPVSGGYLYWSLENALAGGESILRITNTLGQVCSAGSSYEPQGTIEVAHLPKGVYCLEIVQNGKAAAKHIFIKN; this comes from the coding sequence ATGAATTATAGATTTTTATTAGTAGGTTGTTTATTGTGGCTATGTGGAAGCCAACAACAGGCAGAAGCGCAATGCGATCGTTATCGTGCGGCGGTTTTCAGTGATGTGCAGGTAGATACATCTATTGTATATAATGACCTCAACGGGCGTTTGTTAGATGTGTATTATCCAAAAAACGACAACAGCAGCATTGCCCGCCCTTTGATATTGATGGCACACGGCGGCAGTTTTGTGGGCGGCTCTAAAGAAGATGCCGACATATCGGCATTTTGTACCGAATTTGCCAAACGCGGCTATGTGGCAGCTTCTTACAATTATCAGTTGGCGAATTTTGCTTTGGAATTAGCCGACTCCGTAAAGATGATGAGCTATGTGACCCGCGCCATTCAGGACGGTAAAAGTGCGGTTCGTTATTTTCGTAAAAGTATAGAAAACGGTAATCCGTACAACATTGACAATACTTTGATTTTTGTAGGAGGTAACTCCGCCGGTGCGATTTTGGCACTGCACGTTGCCTATATGGACGAAAGCGACCTCAACGGCGATGCTTCCGCCAAATTGGATAGTTTGGTGACATATTGGGGCGGTTTGGAGTCAGGAGCAAATCAGGGCTATTCTTCGGCAGTGGCAGGCGTAATTAATCTGGCGGGCGGATTGAACGGTATCAATTTTTTGGATAGCGGCGAAGTGCCTGTTATTAGTTGCCATGGCGATATGGACGGCACCGTTCCTTTTGATTGTCAAGATGTGTATTGGGGCGATACGGGGCTTTTGGGTACGCTGGATTTGGTAGATGTATGCGGCAGCGGACCTATCCACGAGCGGGCAATGGCACAGGGAGTACCTTCGTGGCTCAAAGTGTATGAAGGAGCCGACCACGTGCCTTGGAGCTATAACGAAACCGACTTTTTCAGCGCATTGGATTTTGTAACTACCCATTTGTACGATGATGTTTTGCCCGAAACCTTTTTGCAGCAGTATGCACTGCCCGCGCCTATGTTGAATACAGATGATATTGTAATTACACCCAACAGTGTGACGCTTTCGTGGGAGCCGGTACAGGGAGTGGATATGTATCATTTGTATATAGACAACGGCACAGAACCCGGACAAATGGTAATGGTGATGGGTACTAACTATACTGTTAATAATCTGCTACCCAATCAGGTTGTAATGATTACGGTAACTGCCGTAAATATGTCTTTGGGCTGCGAAAGTTTGGGCAGTTCGGTGGCAGTGAATACAGATGATGCCGTAGGCGTAGAAGCAGCGGTGACATTGCACAGCAGCATCGCTCCCAATCCGGTGAGTGGCGGGTATTTATACTGGTCGCTGGAAAACGCACTTGCAGGCGGCGAAAGCATTTTGCGCATCACCAATACTTTGGGGCAGGTATGCAGTGCAGGCAGCAGCTACGAGCCGCAGGGAACAATAGAGGTGGCACATTTGCCAAAAGGTGTATATTGCCTTGAAATCGTTCAAAATGGCAAAGCAGCAGCCAAGCATATTTTTATAAAAAATTAA
- a CDS encoding transposase yields MDLFDADCLFQANQVAQYFADLSLIYQNKGIKKVVVYLDNNRTHKQKMKTIYQELTAQLNLEIDFRYLAPYSPKLNLVEYAIHLIRLNVTHNADCKDSLQKFEQHINELTKQKIFTKTQIVNILQHIDDLINKN; encoded by the coding sequence ATTGACCTTTTTGATGCGGATTGTCTGTTCCAAGCCAACCAAGTAGCTCAATATTTTGCCGATTTATCACTTATTTATCAAAATAAAGGGATTAAAAAAGTAGTTGTTTATTTGGATAATAACCGCACACATAAGCAGAAAATGAAAACAATTTATCAAGAATTGACGGCTCAATTAAATCTTGAAATAGATTTTAGATACCTAGCTCCTTACTCTCCAAAACTTAATTTGGTAGAGTATGCCATACACTTGATAAGGTTAAATGTGACGCACAACGCTGATTGTAAAGACTCTTTACAAAAATTTGAACAGCATATCAATGAACTAACTAAACAAAAAATATTTACTAAAACTCAAATTGTCAATATTTTACAACATATTGATGACCTTATCAATAAAAATTAA
- a CDS encoding winged helix-turn-helix domain-containing protein: protein MRCVFLYNQGKEFKEIPLELNVHWQSVRKYINEYIMGGFEQLCKRVERKQPSQLSELQMSDFKEVVLNKRPSEVGLKGNIWTGNEMKAYLKATYGVVYKSGIYDLLERLNLSHQKAHFDYGNADKDKQKAFVTDLKEQLLVADDTTAVLIYDEFSISERPTSYYGWAEKNTRPLVVTNEKNVQD from the coding sequence TTGCGTTGCGTTTTTCTGTATAATCAAGGGAAAGAATTTAAAGAAATCCCTTTGGAATTGAATGTACATTGGCAAAGTGTGCGTAAATATATCAATGAGTATATTATGGGCGGCTTTGAGCAATTATGCAAGCGGGTTGAGCGAAAACAACCCAGCCAACTAAGCGAGCTTCAAATGTCTGATTTTAAGGAAGTTGTTTTAAATAAACGTCCCTCGGAGGTAGGTTTAAAGGGAAATATTTGGACAGGCAACGAGATGAAAGCCTACCTGAAAGCCACCTATGGAGTAGTTTATAAATCAGGCATTTATGACTTATTAGAACGCTTAAATCTGAGCCACCAGAAAGCCCATTTTGATTATGGCAATGCCGATAAAGACAAACAAAAAGCCTTTGTTACAGACTTAAAAGAGCAACTTTTGGTAGCTGATGATACCACCGCCGTTTTGATATACGACGAGTTTTCGATAAGTGAAAGACCCACTTCCTATTACGGCTGGGCAGAGAAAAACACGCGCCCTTTGGTGGTTACCAATGAAAAAAACGTTCAAGACTAA
- a CDS encoding NIPSNAP family protein has product MITEIRIYKLKENSSANFIKVFTEQSLPMMKRWKIDVVDYGFSLIDKESFYLIRNYESVAQRKESQDAFYGSDEWMNGPEKEIMNCIDTYNTVVTDNATFLTKLNDEKRTTKG; this is encoded by the coding sequence ATGATAACAGAAATAAGAATTTACAAACTCAAAGAAAATTCGTCAGCGAATTTTATTAAAGTATTTACAGAACAATCTTTGCCAATGATGAAACGTTGGAAAATTGATGTTGTTGACTATGGTTTTTCACTTATTGACAAAGAAAGTTTTTATTTAATTCGCAATTACGAAAGCGTAGCTCAACGTAAAGAAAGCCAAGACGCATTTTATGGAAGTGATGAATGGATGAACGGGCCTGAAAAAGAGATAATGAATTGCATTGATACTTACAACACAGTTGTAACAGACAACGCAACATTCTTAACGAAATTGAATGACGAAAAAAGAACAACGAAAGGCTAA
- a CDS encoding EamA family transporter, whose product MEKWIVYAIISMLFAGITSVVAKFGMKDLSSDTALAIRTSIVFLIVIANAFLFRNASAELQQAPAKNLSFIL is encoded by the coding sequence ATGGAAAAGTGGATAGTTTACGCAATAATTTCTATGCTTTTCGCAGGAATAACTTCGGTAGTTGCAAAGTTTGGTATGAAAGATTTAAGTAGCGACACTGCACTTGCAATTAGGACATCAATTGTATTTTTAATTGTCATAGCAAATGCCTTTTTATTTAGAAATGCCTCCGCAGAGTTGCAACAAGCACCAGCAAAAAATCTATCATTCATTTTGTAA
- a CDS encoding RNA-binding transcriptional accessory protein — protein MTNAAENPLQTAFEQQIARELSLRPAQVSAVCRLLNEGATVPFIARYRKEQSGSLDEVQITQIRDRLHELEALEKRRAFILESIAAQGKLTPELQTALEQATTLSVLEDLYLPYKPKRRTRASIAREKGLEPLAQLLYEQKNIDITTSAAAFVSAEKGVADTEEALAGARDIIAEWINEDADTRAVLRKLFFEKGVIASRIAPLKEEQALTYKDYFDWKEPIKRIPSHRMLAILRGTNEDFLRLSIEPEEEEALFLIAKKHLKGANAASKQVQSAISDSYKRLLQPSLETEIRNETKARADREAIAVFAENLRHILLASPLGEKRVLAIDPGFRTGCKVAILNEQGTLLENSAIYPFSEDSHKKRDAVLSLHHWCKKYEIEAIAVGNGTAGKETAAFLKSIDIPEIPPVVMVNESGASIYSASEVAREEFPNLDLTVRGAVSIGRRLMDPLAEIVKIDPKSIGVGQYQHDVEQNALKQSLDDTVMSCVNAVGVEVNTASKQLLMYVSGLGPQLAQNIVTYREQVGAFKSRSELKKVPRLGEKAFEQAAGFLRIRQAANPLDASAVHPERYILVEKMAKDAACSVQDLIKNADMRKRIDIKRYVNAEVGLPTLQDIMNELAKPGRDPRGAFEAPSFRSDLNSIEDLYSGLVLNGIVTNVTNFGAFVDVGVHQDGMVHISQMSNRFIKDPKEVVKVGQNVQVKVLEVDIARKRIYLTMKEI, from the coding sequence ATGACAAACGCCGCCGAAAATCCTTTACAAACCGCCTTTGAACAACAAATTGCCCGTGAACTCTCCTTGCGCCCTGCACAGGTAAGTGCCGTGTGTCGTCTGCTGAACGAAGGTGCTACTGTTCCTTTTATTGCCCGCTATCGCAAAGAACAAAGCGGCAGCTTAGATGAGGTACAAATTACACAAATCCGTGACCGCCTCCACGAACTCGAAGCCCTCGAAAAACGCCGCGCTTTCATTTTGGAGAGCATCGCCGCACAAGGCAAACTCACGCCCGAATTGCAAACCGCCCTCGAACAAGCTACCACTCTAAGTGTACTCGAAGACCTCTACCTGCCCTACAAACCCAAACGCCGCACCCGCGCTTCCATCGCCCGCGAAAAAGGTTTGGAACCGCTGGCACAACTGCTGTATGAGCAAAAAAATATAGATATAACAACAAGTGCTGCCGCTTTTGTATCTGCCGAAAAAGGCGTTGCCGACACCGAAGAAGCCCTCGCCGGCGCACGCGACATTATCGCCGAATGGATAAATGAAGATGCCGACACCCGCGCCGTATTGCGCAAATTATTTTTTGAAAAAGGTGTAATTGCTTCGCGTATTGCGCCGCTAAAAGAGGAGCAGGCACTCACCTACAAAGATTATTTTGACTGGAAAGAACCCATCAAACGCATACCATCGCACCGCATGCTGGCGATACTGCGCGGCACTAACGAAGATTTTTTGCGCTTGTCTATAGAACCGGAAGAGGAAGAAGCACTTTTTTTGATAGCTAAAAAACACCTCAAAGGCGCAAATGCCGCCTCCAAACAAGTGCAATCAGCCATCAGCGACAGCTACAAACGCCTGTTGCAGCCCTCTTTGGAAACCGAAATACGCAACGAAACCAAAGCCCGTGCCGACCGCGAAGCCATCGCCGTATTTGCCGAAAATCTGCGCCATATTTTATTGGCATCTCCTTTGGGCGAAAAGCGCGTACTCGCCATTGACCCGGGGTTTCGTACCGGCTGCAAAGTGGCGATACTCAACGAGCAGGGTACTTTATTAGAAAACAGTGCTATCTATCCTTTCAGCGAAGACAGCCACAAAAAACGCGATGCCGTATTATCGCTGCATCATTGGTGCAAGAAATACGAAATAGAAGCCATAGCAGTGGGCAACGGCACTGCCGGCAAAGAAACGGCTGCATTTTTGAAAAGCATAGATATACCCGAAATACCGCCCGTAGTGATGGTAAACGAAAGTGGAGCTTCTATTTATTCGGCATCGGAGGTGGCGCGGGAGGAATTTCCGAATTTGGATTTGACGGTGCGCGGAGCAGTTTCTATCGGCAGGCGTTTGATGGATCCTTTGGCAGAAATTGTAAAAATAGACCCGAAATCTATCGGAGTGGGGCAATATCAGCACGATGTGGAACAAAATGCCCTCAAACAAAGCCTTGACGATACCGTGATGAGTTGTGTGAATGCGGTGGGCGTAGAAGTAAATACGGCGAGCAAACAATTATTGATGTATGTGTCGGGATTGGGACCTCAGTTGGCACAAAATATTGTCACCTACCGCGAGCAGGTGGGTGCATTCAAAAGTCGCAGCGAATTGAAAAAAGTGCCACGTTTGGGCGAAAAGGCATTTGAGCAGGCGGCGGGATTTTTGCGGATTCGTCAGGCAGCCAACCCCTTAGATGCCAGTGCAGTGCACCCCGAACGCTACATCTTGGTAGAAAAAATGGCGAAAGATGCCGCCTGTTCGGTGCAGGACTTGATAAAAAACGCCGATATGCGCAAACGCATCGACATCAAACGCTATGTGAATGCGGAAGTAGGGCTGCCCACTTTGCAGGATATTATGAACGAGTTGGCAAAACCCGGGCGCGACCCGCGCGGTGCTTTTGAAGCACCTTCATTCCGCAGCGACCTCAACAGCATCGAAGATTTATACAGCGGTTTGGTGCTGAACGGTATAGTTACGAATGTCACCAATTTTGGGGCTTTTGTAGATGTAGGTGTGCATCAGGACGGTATGGTACATATCAGCCAAATGAGCAACCGTTTTATCAAAGACCCCAAAGAAGTAGTAAAAGTGGGGCAAAATGTGCAAGTAAAAGTGTTGGAAGTAGATATAGCCCGCAAGCGCATTTATTTAACGATGAAAGAAATATAA
- a CDS encoding DUF1304 domain-containing protein, with the protein MIFIAKILTALVALEHLYILWLEMFAWESAGKKVFKGAMPDHMFAATKRMAANQGLYNGFLAAGLLWSLCISDALWQSNVALFFLVCVVVAGIYGAYSVSRRIFFTQAAPALVALATVLLARIQMGQVF; encoded by the coding sequence ATGATTTTTATAGCAAAAATACTTACGGCTTTGGTAGCATTAGAGCATTTATATATATTGTGGTTGGAGATGTTTGCGTGGGAGAGTGCCGGCAAAAAAGTTTTTAAAGGAGCTATGCCCGACCACATGTTTGCCGCTACCAAAAGAATGGCAGCGAATCAGGGCTTGTATAATGGCTTTCTGGCGGCGGGTTTGCTGTGGTCTTTGTGTATCAGCGATGCCTTGTGGCAAAGCAACGTAGCCCTGTTTTTTCTCGTTTGTGTAGTAGTGGCGGGGATTTATGGGGCATATAGTGTCAGTCGGCGTATTTTCTTTACACAGGCGGCACCGGCATTGGTGGCATTGGCAACAGTGTTGTTGGCACGGATTCAGATGGGGCAGGTTTTCTGA